The Equus quagga isolate Etosha38 chromosome 10, UCLA_HA_Equagga_1.0, whole genome shotgun sequence genome includes a region encoding these proteins:
- the LOC124245444 gene encoding heterogeneous nuclear ribonucleoprotein D-like, which yields MSKLNQMDQYLEGFRIEATRNQQDGSKMFIGGLSGNVSKQGLLDYLSQFGEVVDFIIKIHPGTGLSRGFGFVLFKDSATVEKVLQVKEHKLDGKTIQLRRAKAVVSRFPPKKVFVGGLNPRLSEEKIRQYFGTFGVIQDIKLPVNSRTNERRAFCFITYADEKAVRKLLETRYHRIGSRRCEVKIAFPKEYKRLQQLGGRNALFATLSSSRDGRGVRADPSACGANQNVGGAFGGGETCNQGFNFSDQIYGNFQHAYTNQPIFNSYGGEYLLGYNYGTYAFGTTFTNYTVQINEAAPFGPGYQGIYQPF from the exons ATGAGCAAACTCAACCAAATGGACCAATACCTGGAGGGGTTCCGAATCGAGGCCACCAGGAATCAGCAGGATGGCAGTAAAATGTTCATCGGGGGCCTCTCCGGGAATGTCAGTAAGCAAGGCCTTCTTGACTACCTCAGCCAGTTTGGCGAGGTCGTAGATTTCATTATTAAAATCCACCCAGGCACTGGCCTATCCAGGGGGTTTGGTTTTGTGCTTTTCAAAGATAGTGCCACTGTTGAAAAGGTGCTCCAAGTCAAAGAGCACAAACTGGATGGCAAGACGATCCAGCTGAGAAGGGCTAAAGCCGTAGTATCGAGATTCCCTCCCAAAAAGGTTTTTGTGGGAGGGCTGAACCCTCGTCTGTCTGAAGAAAAAATCAGACAGTACTTTGGGACGTTCGGAGTGATTCAGGATATCAAGCTTCCAGTGAATTCCAGAACAAATGAAAGACGAGCTTTCTGTTTTATCACGTATGCTGATGAAAAGGCAGTGAGGAAGCTGTTAGAAACCAGGTACCATCGAATTGGCTCCAGGCGGTGTGAAGTTAAAATCGCATTCCCAAAGGAATATAAGAGGCTGCAACAGCTGGGAGGAAGAAATGCTCTGTTTGCCACGCTGAGCAGCTCCCGGGATGGAAGAGGCGTCCGGGCAGACCCAAGCGCTTGCGGAGCAAACCAAAATGTTGGCGGGGCCTTTGGAGGCGGCGAAA CCTGCAACCAAGGGTTTAATTTTTCTGATCAAATCTACGGCAATTTCCAGCATGCCTATACTAACCAGCCAATTTTTAATAGCTACGGTGGAGAGTATTTGCTTGGTTACAACTACGGGACTTACGCATTCGGGACTACATTCACTAATTACACTGTGCAAATAAACGAGGCAGCTCCCTTTGGTCCTGGTTACCAGGGGATCTATCAGCCGTTCTGA